The Oncorhynchus mykiss isolate Arlee chromosome 28, USDA_OmykA_1.1, whole genome shotgun sequence genome includes a window with the following:
- the LOC110509145 gene encoding ankyrin repeat domain-containing protein 12 isoform X1: MASAPPAQCAMAKPGTDRDGAMVGKKNKDKISPFTKTLKLDRSKLLGVKEGKPPKSSMKRKLSFTMSPPRNEERHSDTVDESVPDQSTESWGESEGRLVTPCRMYSADKDGPDKKKVKKESGGSKKAPVNLLFGYPLSERKQMALLMQMTARDNSPDSTPSHPSQAPTVQKKLPSSTASRARDKVNKRNERGETPLHMAAIRGDAKQVKELISLGADVNIKDFAGWTPLHEACNLGFFDVAKVLIAAGAEVNTQGLDDDTPLHDASSSGHTDIVKLLLTHGGNAFQANKRGERPVDVADSQALELLLKGEVPLSDPEDSPSESEGPPSVNPSSVDVDDDHLDDSDVGKDSDGKQSTVKAPSSMSGLDEYEFKDEEDLSKALNDRHILRRELREKERNHLVKQSNKGGGSGSVQSSKSKKTKTSSRVRYCSSDSSSDEMEMPTERRSSPTCSNGSEGHKASDASRTKKENLCSLTTSEQKDKSSKVKKKNKNQSKNKENQEDEKENSKALVFSVATVSVSETHMDKNSRGLCGDEDSFKISFSPKDDSSVHLFHLSATVKSPKLNYGLADKQPSSNPLKQENAKMTCVSIAEGPCPPDGVKYNHYNPESEFCTESSSSKGCKHKEKSKHHQKDVAVDCSVGGGGSSPHNKERSVVHSSDGGALQKTDKYGKVVKKHKLKHKEKNNHCREYEADRERNRHRQKEGGRKDGQKNQEFDREFWKENFFNDDEPPPPGKTETEREDGSPVKEERGTKEIYLSSISKETRLREVQEKDKDKVVKKEGKETSAVCKEKGGKDGKPIEREERTECSTSGWTTSLPEETQHNTTSVKDEPEDKPVTETKSTADLARLDASAKDQRDKSDRRPSVKERETDKKNPDKEKKVKMEHLEKSENSLNSMDRWREKERMVSGSSHLSPGDKNHKESEKLRALSTTKKHEESKDKKSKEKPDKKSERERQEREYRDKDRIGWDNKGKPPSEKCTDQSKLDRAKEKDKDCDKKKKEKSKDGSSSSSSSNLKLPLEEKKGYVSESGKTTPAKLLKEEVLKTPEKDRDRRDRESRDFDRHRDRDKDRHKSDKDRSKACKTKSNETETDRDNRSKAKASPATREEKRPKEKRLVNEDLRQTSFERMLSLKDQEIEQWHRKHLEKIKQKERERMKQRPSSTTTDPGKLKSKAKTMSLSSGEQCSSKELLRSKSSEGSGDAHGRDRDKPIKESTSSRTMSLDGKTLSSLSGKLMAGIENSLSRSPRPESERAGLMSRSVSMFSMASSEDSSQATMLTPRPVEYDSDMTLDASQDSQPLFLLSSLLSQSRSPAIHDKDHNGLPDSAQGNRTLLQSRHTSPYLIAILDEEANSATAAKHFETLSKASVVPAAQPNEEPSAFQPPSETCADLEESQSQRGPTQMLPNLSNARTYADLNTESEGNTAPRTDADLNTESEGNTAPRTDADLNTESEGNTTPRTDADLNTESEGNTASGVHLPPQASNTRDPHVKDSSTLQRASVQQLVTPEQRGFSSTSDPLLIRDVQCIPVETSSAAPECSMKDLPSEDMTPLVTLSSLSCQLPFSSTETTSSHSASQSRETLPNTSTVTSQQTKTEIGGDLALDPKDTTPVESAASSSENRAAVESLDSVLGASRPGAMDNPVASTSSVSTEESMQSRTNESQEDMDTDASFQDYKQSRFSSDVVDSSDPQPGKNDLASQHTLSTVSRWPCLEHKSEETSDTPDNTLEKSRGPEVMSTGRTSCRSLSEGSNMVTVPEVKLEPCPEPVEVASTSEERSEGQTLSGASGQFSNFQQGSQTDQSGSSGSYSCSGFSASSSPQSGDRDSDSSGAKAKVRSVTMEEDQDLQQTHPRKRKMPRMSTSNQAGGSTQQGMEKPQPSLAAIVDSLKLEEIQPYQTERANPYYEFLHIRKKIEDNRKVLLSVIPQPPQYYDEYVTFTGSYLLDGNPFGKLCIPTITPPPSLPDQLKEMFKQQEVVRMKLRLQHSIEREKLIVSNEQEVLRVHYRAARTLANQTLPFSACTVLLDAEVYNMPQDAQASGMMSRTVESGDQDGKTSVRDRFNARQFMSWLQDVDDKFDKLKTCLLMRQQHEAAALNAVQRLHWQLKLQELDPVVYKSTSIFEIPEFYIPLVEVNDDFDLTPI, from the exons TAGATGAGTCAGTCCCAGACCAGTCCACTGAGTCCTGGGGAGAGTCTGAGGGGAGGTTAGTGACTCCCTGCAGGATGTACTCAGCAG ATAAAGATGGCCCGGATAAGAAGAAAGTCAAGAAGGAGTCTGGGGGGAGTAAGAAGGCCCCGGTTAATCTCCTGTTTGGCTACCCGCTGTCGGAACGCAAGCAGATGGCCCTCCTGATGCAGATGACCGCCAGGGACAACAGCCCAG ACTCTACCCCTAGCCACCCGTCCCAGGCCCCCACGGTGCAGAAGAAGCTCCCTAGCAGCACGGCCTCCAGAGCGAGGGACAAGGTGAACAAGAGGAACGAGCGTGGCGAGACGCCGCTACACATGGCTGCCATACGAGGGGATGCCAAACAGGTCAAGGAGCTTATCAGCCTCGGAGCTGACGTCAACATTAAAGACTTCGCGG GCTGGACGCCCCTTCACGAGGCGTGTAACCTTGGTTTCTTCGACGTGGCCAAGGTTCTGATTGCAGCCGGAGCAGAAGTCAACACTCAGGGTCTGGATGACGACACTCCGCTCCACGATGCCTCCAGCAGTGGACACACAGAC ATTGTCAAACTGCTGCTGACACACGGAGGAAATGCGTTCCAGGCCAACAAGCGAGGGGAGCGACCTGTAGACGTAGCTGATTCTCAGGCGCTGGAGCTCCTCCTTAAGGGAGAGGTGCCCCTCTCAGACCCAGAGGATAGCCCCTCAG AGTCAGAAGGCCCTCCGTCGGTGAACCCGTCCAGCGTGGACGTTGATGACGACCACCTGGATGACTCGGACGTGGGAAAGGACTCTGACGGAAAGCAGAGCACCGTGAAGGCCCCATCCTCCATGTCCGGCCTGGATGAGTATGAGTTCAAAGACGAAGAGGACTTGAGTAAAGCCCTGAACGATCGACACATCCTCCGGAGAGAGctgagggagaaggaaaggaatcATTTGGTGAAGCAGAGCAATAAAGGGGGCGGGAGCGGCTCGGTCCAGTCCTCGAAGTCTAAGAAGACGAAGACGTCGTCCCGTGTTCGCTACTGCAGCTCGGATAGTTCCAGTGATGAGATGGAGATGCCAACAGAGAGAAGGAGCTCTCCGACCTGCTCCAACGGCTCTGAGGGACACAAGGCGTCAGACGCCAGCAGGACTAAGAAAGAGAACCTCTGCAGCCTCACGACTTCCGAACAGAAAGACAAAAGCAGCAAAGTCAAGAAAAAGAACAAGAACCAGAGCAAGAACAAGGagaaccaggaggacgagaaggaGAACAGCAAAGCTCTGGTGTTTTCCGTAGCCACCGTGTCTGTGTCGGAGACGCACATGGACAAGAACAGCCGAGGACTCTGTGGGGACGAGGACTCGTTCAAAATCTCCTTCAGTCCCAAGGACGACTCGTCCGTCCACCTTTTCCACCTGTCTGCCACCGTCAAGTCCCCTAAGCTCAACTACGGTCTGGCCGACAAGCAGCCGTCCTCCAACCCGCTCAAACAGGAGAACGCCAAGATGACGTGCGTCTCGATTGCCGAAGGCCCCTGTCCGCCAGATGGTGTCAAGTACAACCACTACAACCCAGAGTCTGAGTTCTGCACGGAGAGCTCCAGTAGTAAAGGCTGCAAGCACAAGGAGAAGAGCAAGCACCACCAGAAGGACGTCGCCGTGGACTGTAGCGTCGGGGGCGGCGGCTCCAGTCCGCATAATAAAGAACGCAGCGTGGTCCACAGCTCTGACGGTGGTGCCTTACAGAAGACGGACAAATATGGCAAAGTGGTCAAAAAACATAAACTAAAACACAAGGAGAAGAACAACCACTGCAGGGAGTATGAGGCGGACAGGGAGCGGAACCGCCACCGGCAGAAGGAGGGCGGCAGGAAGGACGGCCAAAAGAACCAGGAGTTCGACAGGGAGTTCTGGAAAGAGAACTTCTTCAATGATGACGAACCTCCGCCTCCAGGGAAAACTGAGACCGAGAGGGAggacggctctcctgtgaaggaAGAGAGGGGGACGAAAGAAATATACCTCTCTAGCATCAGTAAGGAGACGAGGCTGAGAGAGGTGCAAGAGAAGGATAAAGACAAGGTGGTGAAGAAGGAAGGGAAGGAAACCTCTGCTGTCTGTAAAGAGAAAGGAGGAAAAGATGGGAAGCCCATTGAGcgtgaggagaggacagagtgcTCTACCTCTGGATGGACTACCTCTCTTCCTGAGGAGACGCAGCATAACACTACAAGCGTGAAAGATGAACCGGAGGATAAACCGGTAACGGAGACCAAGTCTACGGCTGATCTAGCCCGACTGGATGCCTCTGCGAAAGACCAGCGGGACAAATCTGACAGGAGGCCTTCTGTAAAAGAACGGGAGACTGATAAAAAGAATCCCGATAAGGAGAAGAAGGTTAAGATGGAGCACCTGGAGAAATCAGAGAATTCGCTAAATTCCATGGATCgctggagggagaaggagaggatggtGTCTGGCTCATCTCATTTGTCCCCTGGTGACAAGAACCACAAGGAGAGCGAAAAGCTCAGAGCCTTGTCCACGACAAAAAAACACGAAGAGAGCAAGGACAAGAAGAGCAAAGAGAAGCCTGATaagaagagcgagagggagaggcaggagagggagTACAGAGACAAAGATAGGATAGGCTGGGATAACAAAGGAAAACCACCTTCAGAGAAATGCACTGATCAAAGTAAATTGGATCGTGCTAAGGAGAAAGACAAAGACTGCGATAAGAAGAAAAAGGAAAAATCTAAAGACGGCTCTTCATCTTCCTCCAGCTCTAACCTGAAGCTCCCCTTGGAGGAGAAGAAAGGCTATGTGTCTGAAAGTGGCAAGACCACACCAGCAAAACTGCTAAAGGAGGAGGTCCTGAAAACGCCAGAGAAAGACCGAGACCGAAGAGACAGAGAATCCAGAGACTTTGACCGGCACAGAGATCGAGACAAAGATCGTCACAAGAGCGACAAGGACCGTTCCAAGGCCTGTAAGACCAAATCCAACGAGACTGAGACTGACCGAGACAACAGGTCCAAAGCTAAAGCCTCGCCTGCCACCCGGGAAGAGAAGCGACCCAAAGAGAAACGTCTGGTCAACGAGGACCTGAGGCAGACCAGTTTCGAACGAATGCTGAGTCTGAAGGACCAGGAGATTGAACAGTGGCACCGGAAGCATCTAGAAAAGAtcaaacagaaggagagagagaggatgaaacaACGACCCTCCTCTACGACAACAGACCCAGGGAAGCTCAAAAGCAAAGCCAAGACGATGTCCTTGTCATCTGGAGAACAGTGTTCGAGCAAAGAACTGCTTCGATCCAAGAGCTCCGAAGGATCTGGCGACGCTCATGGCCGGGACCGAGACAAACCTATAAAGGAGAGCACCAGCTCCAGGACCATGTCCCTAGACGGGAAAACACTCTCCTCCCTCAGTGGGAAGTTGATGGCTGGTATTGAGAACAGCTTGAGCAGGTCCCCCAGGCCGGAGAGCGAGCGGGCGGGTCTCATGTCCAGGTCCGTGTCGATGTTCTCCATGGCCAGTTCTGAGGACTCCAGTCAGGCAACCATGTTGACGCCGAGACCCGTAGAGTACGACTCGGATATGACCCTGGATGCCTCCCAGGACTCTCAGCCGCTTTTCCTACTGTCTTCCCTCCTCTCACAGTCTAGATCACCTGCCATTCACGACAAAGACCACAACGGTCTTCCAGACTCAGCGCAAGGTAACAGGACTCTGCTGCAGAGCCGACACACTTCCCCTTACCTTATAGCTATTCTGGACGAGGAAGCAAACTCTGCGACGGCAGCTAAACATTTTGAAACTCTGTCAAAGGCCAGCGTGGTGCCTGCTGCTCAACCAAATGAAGAGCCTTCAGCTTTTCAGCCTCCTTCAGAAACCTGTGCAGATCTGGAGGAGAGCCAGAGTCAAAGGGGTCCTACTCAGATGCTTCCAAATCTCTCTAATGCAAGGACATATGCAGATCTCAACACTGAGAGTGAAGGTAACACCGCTCCAAGAACCGATGCAGATCTCAACACTGAGAGTGAAGGGAACACCGCTCCAAGAACCGATGCAGATCTCAACACTGAGAGCGAAGGGAACACCACTCCAAGAACCGATGCAGATCTCAACACTGAGAGCGAAGGGAACACCGCTTCAGGTGTCCATCTTCCACCTCAAGCGTCCAACACCAGAGATCCTCACGTAAAGGACTCCTCAACACTTCAACGGGCTAGTGTCCAACAGCTAGTTACGCCAGAACAGAGAGGGTTTTCTTCCACCTCTGATCCTCTCCTAATACGGGACGTCCAGTGTATCCCTGTAGAGACTTCCAGTGCGGCGCCCGAATGTAGCATGAAAGACCTGCCCTCTGAGGACATGACGCCACTGGTGACATTATCTTCTCTATCCTGTCAACTGCCGTTCTCCAGCACCGAAACCACCTCATCTCACTCTGCTAGCCAGTCACGGGAAACCCTTCCAAACACCAGTACGGTGACCTCACAGCAGACGAAGACAGAGATTGGTGGAGATTTGGCTCTTGATCCTAAAGATACAACTCCAGTTGAGAGTGCAGCCAGCAGCTCTGAAAACAGAGCAGCTGTAGAGAGCCTTGACAGTGTGTTAGGAGCGTCTAGACCAGGAGCAATGGACAACCCAGTAGCCTCCACCAGCAGTGTTAGTACAGAGGAATCTATGCAGAGTAGAACCAATGAATCTCAAGAGGACATGGACACTGACGCAAGCTTTCAGGATTATAAGCAATCCAGATTCTCCAGTGACGTTGTCGACTCCAGCGATCCTCAACCGGGGAAAAACGATCTTGCTAGCCAGCATACACTGTCTACTGTGTCGCGATGGCCGTGCCTTGAACACAAATCGGAAGAAACTTCTGATACACCTGACAACACATTGGAGAAGAGCAGAGGTCCTGAGGTCATGTCAACAGGAAGGACTAGTTGTCGGTCTTTGTCAGAGGGCAGTAATATGGTCACCGTCCCTGAGGTGAAATTAGAGCCATGCCCAGAGCCAGTGGAAGTCGCATCTACCTCTGAGGAGAGATCAGAAGGACAGACACTGTCCGGTGCTTCTGGACAGTTTAGTAACTTCCAGCAAGGCTCGCAGACAGACCagagtggtagtagtggtagttacAGCTGCAGTGGGTTTTCTGCTAGCTCTTCCCCCCAGTCTGGGGACAGAGACTCTGACTCCTCCGGGGCTAAGGCCAAGGTCCGCTCCGTAACCATGGAAGAGGACCAGGACCTCCAGCAGACCCACCCCAGGAAGAGGAAAATGCCAAGGATGTCTACCTCAAACCAGGCCGGAGGCAGCACACAACAG GGGATGGAGAAGCCTCAACCGTCTCTGGCGGCCATCGTTGACTCTCTGAAGCTGGAGGAGATTCAGCCGTACCAGACGGAGAGGGCCAACCCTTACTACGAGTTCCTGCACATCCGCAAGAAGATCGAGGATAACCGCAAAGTGCTGCTGAGCGTCATCCCCCAGCCGCCGCAGTATTACGACGAATACGTGACGTTTACAGGATCGTACCTGCTAGACGGGAACCCCTTCGGCAAACTCTGTATTCCGACT ATAACTCCCCCTCCGTCTCTACCGGACCAACTGAAGGAGATGTTTAAACAACAGGAAGTCGTTCGTATGAAGCTACGCTTGCAACACAGCATTGAACGG GAAAAGTTAATTGTTTCCAACGAACAGGAAGTGTTACGAGTTCACTACCGGGCTGCCAGAACACTAGCCAATCAGACGCTCCCGTTTAGTGCGTGCACCGTGCTATTGGACGCCGAGGTGTACAACATGCCGCAGGATGCCCAGGCAAGTGGCATGATGTCACGTACTGTAGAATCA GGAGACCAAGATGGCAAGACGTCTGTGAGGGATCGTTTCAACGCCCGCCAGTTTATGTCCTGGTTGCAAGACGTGGACGACAAGTTCGATAAACTCAAG acgtgTCTTCTGATGAGGCAGCAGCACGAGGCAGCAGCTCTTAATGCTGTCCAGCGTCTCCATTGGCAGCTGAAACTCCAGGAGCTGGATCCAGTCGTGTACAAGTCCACCTCCATCTTCGAGATACCCGAGTTCTACATCCCCCTGGTAGAGGTCAACGACGACTTTGACCTCAC